From Ruminococcus sp. HUN007, a single genomic window includes:
- a CDS encoding GH25 family lysozyme, giving the protein MKKFSLKKFLISTVAASVMGFQTVLPAVSAEEEYGVDVSRYQGNINWDKLPDDGMSFVILRAGTTKYGIDSQFEEYYKGTRKAGIKTGAYLFISAMTLEEFKAAAEQFIGYLDGKQWEMPVYIDLEENEQTTLGKQTLTTYALACMNILSDAGYKTGIYSNLNWYRNYLDKDQIDRAGYEIWYAQYPEAHADPHNYDKSDMCRIWQYSSQGKIDSIPENSVDLNIAYHIYDEKKSVNGAGEPWMVPFLTRKTMKAGPGDEYGDILNVPQNTVLNISEIRYDDGTEWGKFSFGGYVGWCDLYGMIDYSAEGVPEDPYSYYDVNLDGSVNSADILALKSYILCADGEGLSADLNGDGKVNVFDQQRLTAYISANLG; this is encoded by the coding sequence GTGAAGAAGTTTTCACTGAAAAAATTTTTGATAAGCACAGTTGCTGCTTCTGTGATGGGTTTCCAGACAGTTCTGCCCGCTGTATCCGCTGAAGAAGAATACGGTGTAGACGTATCAAGATATCAGGGGAACATTAACTGGGACAAGCTTCCGGATGACGGTATGAGTTTTGTTATTCTTCGTGCCGGAACAACAAAGTACGGGATCGATTCACAGTTTGAGGAATATTACAAAGGAACAAGAAAAGCCGGAATCAAGACAGGCGCCTATCTTTTCATAAGTGCGATGACACTTGAGGAGTTTAAGGCTGCAGCAGAACAGTTTATCGGTTATCTTGACGGCAAACAGTGGGAAATGCCGGTATATATAGATCTTGAGGAAAATGAGCAGACCACGCTCGGCAAGCAGACACTTACTACCTACGCACTTGCGTGCATGAACATTCTCAGCGACGCCGGATACAAGACCGGTATCTATTCCAATCTTAACTGGTACAGAAACTATCTTGACAAGGATCAGATAGACCGCGCCGGTTATGAGATATGGTACGCTCAGTATCCTGAGGCTCACGCTGATCCTCATAATTATGACAAGAGCGATATGTGCAGGATCTGGCAGTACTCAAGTCAGGGAAAAATTGATTCCATACCTGAAAACAGTGTTGACCTGAACATTGCATACCACATTTATGATGAAAAAAAATCTGTAAACGGTGCCGGTGAGCCGTGGATGGTGCCTTTCCTGACAAGAAAGACCATGAAAGCGGGTCCGGGCGACGAATACGGTGATATACTCAATGTTCCGCAGAATACGGTTCTGAACATTTCAGAGATCAGATATGATGACGGAACCGAATGGGGAAAATTCTCCTTCGGAGGATATGTCGGATGGTGTGATCTTTACGGCATGATCGATTATTCAGCCGAAGGTGTACCGGAAGATCCGTACTCATATTACGATGTTAATCTCGACGGTTCAGTAAATTCAGCTGATATTCTTGCACTCAAGAGTTACATTCTCTGTGCGGACGGTGAAGGACTCAGCGCAGATCTGAACGGTGACGGAAAAGTAAATGTATTTGACCAGCAGAGACTTACTGCGTATATCAGTGCGAATTTAGGATAA
- a CDS encoding aldo/keto reductase, with protein MYKANDNRYDNMIYRRCGKSGLKLSAVSLGLWKNFGANDDFANMEKMVRTAFDLGIIHFDLANNYGDPDIGSAEENFGKILDNGLRAYRDELCISTKAGYDMWPGPYGERNGSRKYLIASLDQSLKRMNLDYVDIFYHHIADPNTSIEETAVALNDIVRQGKALYVGISNYNKFQTAEIIKIFEELHTPFVVNQPSWSLLNRWVEEDGLDSFCEEHGIGLAVFSPLSNGLLTNKYLGGPVSGARVPADTVDAAMVERLNKLNAIASSRGQSLSQMALSWILFNSSVATVLIGASRPEQIEENVKCIDNLDFTYEEIKQIDDILKK; from the coding sequence ATGTACAAGGCAAATGATAACAGATACGATAATATGATCTACCGTCGCTGCGGCAAAAGCGGACTGAAGCTTTCAGCAGTCTCACTCGGACTCTGGAAGAACTTCGGCGCTAATGATGATTTCGCAAACATGGAAAAGATGGTTCGTACCGCTTTTGATCTCGGTATAATTCATTTTGACCTGGCAAACAATTACGGGGATCCTGACATCGGCTCAGCTGAAGAAAATTTCGGTAAGATCCTTGACAACGGGCTCAGAGCTTACCGTGATGAACTCTGCATTTCGACCAAGGCAGGCTATGACATGTGGCCGGGACCTTACGGTGAAAGAAACGGTTCAAGAAAATATCTTATCGCTTCACTTGACCAGAGCCTTAAGAGAATGAACCTTGACTATGTTGATATTTTCTATCATCATATCGCTGATCCGAATACATCGATAGAAGAAACAGCAGTTGCTCTCAATGATATCGTAAGACAGGGCAAGGCACTCTACGTAGGCATATCCAACTACAACAAGTTCCAGACAGCTGAGATCATAAAGATATTTGAAGAGCTGCACACACCGTTTGTTGTAAATCAGCCTTCATGGTCACTTCTCAACAGATGGGTAGAGGAAGACGGACTTGACAGCTTCTGTGAAGAACACGGCATCGGACTTGCAGTATTCTCACCTCTTTCAAACGGACTTCTTACAAACAAGTATCTCGGCGGTCCTGTTTCAGGTGCAAGAGTTCCTGCAGATACAGTTGATGCAGCAATGGTTGAACGTCTTAACAAACTTAACGCTATCGCATCTTCAAGAGGTCAGAGTCTTTCACAGATGGCTCTCTCATGGATACTCTTCAATTCTTCAGTTGCAACCGTACTTATCGGTGCAAGCAGACCGGAACAGATCGAAGAAAACGTTAAGTGCATTGATAATCTTGATTTCACATACGAAGAGATCAAGCAGATCGATGATATTCTTAAGAAATAA
- a CDS encoding dockerin type I repeat-containing protein, whose product MKKIIAGIMAVSIMASCALPSVCAEEVSVENVSSVSETKTESGYTGTMKEIIGKYEAEGALVFDLARDEGRHNLKTLVIEPDGKVHYLTDESYDIVTMKDGTEPPYAEVNGRYGTQERIKFVKEEGSNSYRFTPSGSQFEDEMLNVLNKNSNVLSLDEYICVKEHKIDGFTLIIFSIDPLDKDEFLEKYSMLDLEYMKEEDEEDGKAYYFSCKPENWSEDDFNALKELNKRRDIGNWFAVEPEAGQETGEVTHRNLYTASSDGVFIGWLNKNDVDYEIIEPDIFASDEEHRSGLVPSFYQPCDRSTSNILECSFDMNHAGEICYLYDELLCTLFVIYDEKKITADEIDELNKKLENAWIEPAGGCYLIRSESITAMFDAVETLTSSCSNIQEMIAWWSWTTADWKFDKITCYLYNTKKTGKLQTPKEVIAICEEIAPVADTSISFVDGDENEKCITVSFDEILSSEKGLSEKQILAIEKLMGGCNGITISPEMVSGTENRVREYFVPVYNSGIFFTLKGLPQIWDDELVEVRTTDGEKYYTFGDFRQKYSSLSDVPGGDSVVPKYYVDNSTVTLRTLDTDEDVCSLKNFVVKHRNNPASHYDSSGSYAGNDRYDVLTPTVALEKPENPVTETKIMTGDLNSDNKVDITDLSYLSLYLIGDMELNDTQKKAADVDGDGEVKLADLAKMRQFLSRKVSSLS is encoded by the coding sequence ATGAAAAAAATAATAGCAGGGATTATGGCAGTATCGATTATGGCTTCATGCGCACTTCCGTCAGTTTGTGCGGAAGAGGTTTCGGTGGAAAACGTTTCTTCTGTATCTGAAACAAAGACAGAAAGCGGATATACAGGAACGATGAAAGAGATCATTGGAAAGTATGAAGCTGAAGGGGCGCTGGTTTTTGATCTGGCGCGTGATGAAGGAAGACATAATCTTAAAACACTCGTTATTGAACCTGACGGCAAAGTTCATTACTTAACCGATGAGTCGTATGATATCGTTACGATGAAGGACGGAACAGAACCACCGTATGCAGAAGTGAACGGCAGATACGGTACACAAGAAAGAATTAAATTTGTAAAAGAAGAAGGAAGCAATTCTTATCGTTTCACTCCGAGCGGAAGCCAGTTTGAGGATGAAATGCTTAATGTGCTGAATAAAAACAGCAATGTTCTTTCTCTTGATGAATATATCTGTGTGAAAGAACATAAGATCGACGGATTTACCCTTATTATCTTTTCGATTGATCCACTGGACAAGGATGAGTTCCTTGAAAAATATTCTATGCTTGATCTTGAGTATATGAAGGAAGAAGATGAAGAAGACGGTAAGGCATACTATTTCAGCTGCAAACCGGAAAACTGGTCGGAGGATGATTTCAATGCCTTAAAAGAACTGAATAAAAGGCGTGATATCGGCAACTGGTTTGCTGTGGAACCGGAAGCCGGTCAGGAGACAGGAGAGGTAACTCACAGAAATCTTTATACAGCGTCATCTGATGGGGTATTCATTGGCTGGCTGAATAAGAATGATGTTGATTACGAGATAATTGAACCGGATATTTTTGCATCTGATGAGGAACACCGGAGCGGTCTTGTGCCTTCATTCTATCAGCCGTGTGACAGAAGCACTTCAAATATACTTGAATGTTCCTTTGATATGAATCATGCCGGCGAGATATGCTATCTGTATGATGAACTTTTATGTACACTTTTTGTAATATATGATGAAAAGAAAATTACGGCCGATGAAATTGATGAATTGAATAAGAAACTGGAAAATGCATGGATCGAACCTGCGGGGGGCTGCTATTTAATTAGAAGCGAAAGTATAACTGCTATGTTCGATGCAGTTGAAACACTTACTTCATCATGCAGCAATATTCAGGAAATGATAGCCTGGTGGAGCTGGACAACGGCTGACTGGAAATTTGATAAGATAACCTGCTATTTATACAATACGAAAAAGACGGGAAAACTGCAGACTCCTAAAGAAGTGATCGCTATCTGTGAGGAGATAGCTCCGGTGGCCGATACCAGTATCAGTTTTGTAGACGGTGATGAAAATGAGAAGTGCATAACAGTTTCTTTCGATGAAATCCTTTCATCTGAAAAAGGTCTTAGCGAAAAGCAGATCCTTGCCATTGAAAAACTGATGGGCGGATGTAACGGTATAACGATCAGCCCTGAAATGGTAAGCGGTACAGAGAACAGGGTAAGAGAGTACTTTGTTCCGGTATATAACTCGGGTATTTTCTTTACGCTTAAAGGCTTGCCGCAGATCTGGGACGACGAGCTTGTCGAAGTAAGAACGACAGACGGAGAGAAGTACTACACTTTCGGAGACTTCAGACAGAAGTACAGTTCATTAAGTGATGTTCCGGGTGGGGATAGTGTGGTTCCAAAGTATTACGTCGATAACAGCACTGTAACACTCAGAACTCTTGATACTGATGAAGATGTATGCAGTCTGAAAAATTTTGTAGTAAAACACAGAAATAACCCTGCATCACATTACGATTCGAGCGGCAGCTATGCCGGAAATGACAGATATGATGTCCTTACCCCGACTGTTGCTCTGGAGAAACCTGAAAATCCGGTGACCGAAACTAAAATAATGACCGGCGATCTGAACAGTGACAATAAAGTTGATATTACTGATCTGTCATACCTGTCACTCTATCTTATCGGAGACATGGAACTGAACGATACTCAGAAGAAAGCAGCAGATGTTGACGGAGACGGTGAAGTAAAACTTGCAGACCTTGCAAAGATGAGACAGTTTCTTTCCAGAAAGGTAAGTTCGCTTAGCTGA